In Allomuricauda ruestringensis DSM 13258, the following proteins share a genomic window:
- a CDS encoding DUF6588 family protein: MKRIILVLALVSVTMGKAQDLNDIFVSGVADAERFSNAYLAPVSEASIYSISNGWYNTAEAKPLGGFEISIIGNMTGFKNKDDKKAFLLDPADYENLDFVNNPGQARMVATGLGDIEGVEVFVDDESSLFRQEFELPTGLSAENLNFIPSGYLQGSVGLIKGLEVKARFLPKIKFDDDAKIGLFGAGLQYDFTKMLPADKMLPVAISAVIGYTNLNGEYDFTDSDFIEGENQRIDASFKTWNFSAVVSTKNIPVINFYGGLGYITGKSDIDLLGTYEANGPFFSETVEDPFSVSKKASGVSANLGTKLKLGFFRLNAEYNISEFSTFTFGVNFGFR; encoded by the coding sequence ATGAAAAGAATAATTTTAGTACTAGCGCTAGTTTCTGTAACCATGGGAAAAGCCCAGGACTTGAACGATATTTTTGTCTCGGGTGTGGCAGATGCCGAACGATTTTCCAATGCATATCTGGCCCCTGTGTCAGAAGCATCCATCTATAGTATTTCCAATGGATGGTACAATACCGCCGAAGCCAAACCTTTGGGGGGATTTGAAATTTCCATAATCGGAAACATGACCGGATTCAAAAATAAAGACGATAAAAAGGCATTCTTGTTAGACCCTGCTGATTATGAAAACTTAGACTTTGTAAATAACCCCGGTCAGGCGAGAATGGTAGCCACTGGTCTGGGTGATATTGAAGGGGTCGAAGTTTTTGTAGATGATGAAAGCAGTTTGTTCCGTCAAGAGTTTGAACTTCCTACGGGTCTTTCTGCAGAGAATCTGAATTTTATCCCATCAGGATACCTTCAAGGGAGCGTGGGATTGATTAAAGGTTTGGAAGTGAAAGCACGTTTTTTGCCCAAAATCAAATTTGATGACGATGCCAAAATTGGGCTTTTCGGTGCGGGATTGCAATATGACTTTACCAAAATGTTGCCAGCAGACAAGATGTTGCCCGTGGCCATTTCGGCAGTAATCGGATATACCAACTTGAACGGTGAATACGATTTTACGGATTCTGATTTTATCGAAGGCGAGAACCAACGTATTGATGCATCTTTCAAAACATGGAATTTTAGTGCTGTTGTTTCCACTAAAAATATACCCGTGATCAACTTTTATGGGGGATTGGGATACATTACAGGTAAATCGGACATTGACTTGCTCGGTACTTATGAAGCCAACGGACCTTTCTTTTCGGAAACCGTTGAAGATCCGTTCTCCGTTTCCAAGAAAGCAAGTGGAGTTTCGGCCAACTTGGGTACAAAGTTAAAACTGGGCTTCTTTAGGCTCAACGCAGAATACAATATTTCTGAGTTCAGTACTTTCACCTTTGGTGTTAACTTTGGATTCAGGTAG
- a CDS encoding malate dehydrogenase: MKVTVVGAGAVGASCAEYIAMKNFASEVVLLDIKEGYAEGKAMDLMQTASLNGFDTKITGSTSDYSKTAGSDIAVITSGIPRKPGMTREELIGINAGIVKTVATSLIEQSPDVTIIVVSNPMDTMTYLVHKATGLPKNRIIGMGGALDSARFKYRLAQALEAPISDVDGMVIGGHSDKGMVPLIGHATRNSVKVSEFLSEDKMEWVVEETKVGGATLTGLLGTSAWYAPGAAVSGLVQAIACDQKKMFPCSTLLEGEYDLDDICIGVPVILGKNGIEKIVEIKLSDAEKAKMQESAEGVKKTNGLLDV; the protein is encoded by the coding sequence ATGAAAGTTACCGTAGTTGGAGCAGGCGCAGTTGGAGCAAGCTGTGCTGAGTACATAGCAATGAAAAATTTTGCATCAGAAGTAGTTTTATTGGATATCAAAGAAGGATACGCCGAAGGTAAGGCCATGGATTTAATGCAAACGGCCTCCCTTAACGGTTTTGATACCAAGATTACAGGAAGCACCAGCGATTATAGCAAAACTGCAGGTAGTGATATTGCCGTGATTACCTCTGGTATTCCACGTAAGCCTGGTATGACCCGTGAAGAATTGATTGGAATCAATGCTGGCATTGTAAAAACCGTGGCAACAAGCCTTATTGAACAATCTCCAGATGTAACTATTATTGTGGTAAGTAACCCAATGGACACCATGACCTATTTGGTGCACAAGGCCACGGGCCTGCCAAAGAACAGAATTATTGGTATGGGCGGGGCATTGGACAGTGCCCGTTTTAAGTATAGATTGGCCCAAGCCTTGGAAGCGCCAATATCTGACGTTGACGGTATGGTAATCGGTGGGCACAGTGATAAGGGAATGGTTCCTTTGATTGGACATGCAACTAGAAACAGTGTAAAAGTTTCCGAATTTTTGTCAGAAGATAAAATGGAGTGGGTAGTAGAAGAAACCAAGGTAGGTGGAGCTACTTTAACAGGTTTGTTGGGGACCAGCGCATGGTACGCCCCAGGAGCTGCTGTATCTGGATTGGTTCAGGCCATTGCTTGCGACCAAAAGAAGATGTTCCCATGTTCCACCCTTTTGGAAGGCGAGTATGATTTGGACGATATTTGTATCGGAGTGCCAGTGATCTTGGGCAAAAACGGAATCGAGAAGATTGTTGAAATCAAATTGTCCGATGCTGAAAAAGCCAAAATGCAGGAAAGTGCCGAAGGTGTTAAGAAAACCAACGGATTGCTTGACGTTTAA